The Deltaproteobacteria bacterium DNA segment CCCCCCTCCATGCACCCGCCCGGAAGCAAAAGACCTAAAGCTCTCGTTAAAATTACGTTCCGATTGAAAAGGCCAGGGATTGCTTTGTCACTTCACTCCTTCGCTTCCCCCTTAATAAGGCTCAATCGGAATGTTCTTTTGCCAGCCGCTCTAAGACACGAAGAATGAATAGACGATAAATAGACAGGAAGATAGCATCGTGCGAGCTGTATGATTATGGGAGGTCTTCTTTGGGGCGGGTATAGATGACCTTGACCTGGCCGGGGTTTTCAGCCAGGCAGGCTGTGCATTCCGGATTATCAGGGTTGCAGTCCACCGGTTCGATCAGGACTTCAAAGCCAAGCTCCTCGTACTCAGCTTTGGCCTCGCTTAACCGCGGCTCGGCAGCGGAGAACTTGCGCCTCCAGTCCCGGGCCTGTAATTCTTTATCTTTTGGGCTTTTCAGTTCCACTTTCCTTGGCTCCCTCATAAGGGCCTTGCCTTTTTCTCCATTAAATCTCATTATATACTACCTTTTAATTTGAAACAAACCATCCTTATCTCTCGCGGGATATAGTCAAAAAGAGGGAGGCATTTTCATCAAGAGGACTGAAGGACTGAAGAGGCAAGCTCAAGCCTTGTAGGTCAGGGTGGCCCGCGAAGCGGGTCTCTCTGACAATAATAACCAGATTTTGTGTCAGAGAGCTTCGCACCCTGACACTACAACTCAAGATCATTGACAGTGACTGAAAAAAACAGTAAATACAATTTGATAAACTAAGTGAAATTCCAAGGGCGAGGAAGGTGCATGGAAAAAAGAGATGAAGAACTCATCGCCAGCCTGCTCGATAAGGAGCCGGAGCTGAAAAAGCTGCTGGCTCAACACCAGGAACTGGGTGATCGAGTGGACGAACTTAGTAAGCGGCCTTATTTGACCACGGAAGAAGGTTTGGAAAAAAAGAGGCTGCAAAAATTGAAACTGGCTGGCCGAGATCGAATCGAAGCCATCCTGGCCCGCTACCGAAAGAGTTGAGTAAAAATGGAATCGAGTGGCGCAGAGATCCTCCTTGAGTCTTTGATGCGGGAGGGTGTGGAAGTTATTTTCGGCTATCCCGGTGGAGTCATAACCGACATTTATGACAAGCTGCCCAGCACCAAAATCCGGCATGTCCTGGTCCGGCATGAGCAGGCGGCGGTTCATGCGGCGGACAGTTACGCTCGAGCCTCGGGCAAGGTGGGTGTGGTCCTGGTCACCTCCGGCCCGGGCGCGACCAACACTGTCACTGGCATTGCCAGCGCCTATATGGATTCTGTCCCCCTGGTAGTCCTTACCGGCCAGGTGCCGACCGGTGTTATAGGCAACGACGCCTTTCAGGAAGTGGATATCGTCGGCATCACCCGGTCCTGCACCAAGCACAACTACCTGGTCAAAGAGACTGAGAAGCTGGCCGCCATTATCAAGGAGGCCTTTCACCTCGCCTCTTTTGGCCGGCCCGGCCCGATTCTGGTGGACCTGCCCAAGGATGTCATTGCCAGGAAGGCAGAGTTTCGGTATCCTCGTAAGGTGAAGATGCGGAGCTATAAACCCACTTACGAGGCCCACCCTAAACAAATCCGCAAGGCCTTTGAACTGATGCTTCAAGCCAAGAAGCCGGTTATTCTCGCTGGCGGCGGCGTCATCAGCTCCGGGGCGCACCGGGAGTTAAAAACGCTGGCCGAAAAGATGCGGTTTCCGGTGACCACGACCCTGATGGGCCTGGGAGGGTTCCCGGGGACCCACGAGTTGTGGCTGGGAATGCTGGGCATGCACGGGACATATCAGGCCAATATGGCTGTGGCGGCCTGCGACTTGCTCATTGCCATCGGGGCGCGGTTTGACGATCGAGTCACGGGCAAGCTTGACGAGTTCTGCCCTGACGCCAAGCTGATCCACATTGATATTGATCCCACGAGCATCAAAAAAAATGTTGACATCCATGTTCCCATCGTGGGCGACTGCCGCAACGCTCTGGTCAAGTTGCTGAATCTGACCGCCAAAGAGTTCAAGGATCGGGTCAGGGGAGGCGCCAGCGATCACCGGGCCTGGCTCCGGCAGATCAAGGCCTGGCGCGAGACTTATTCCCTTAAATATGACCAGGCCAAAGACGGCCCGATAAAGCCTCAGTACGTGGTTGAAGAAATCTACCGCCTGACCAAAGGAAACGCCATTATCACCACCGAGGTGGGCCAGAACCAGATGTGGGCCGCGCAGTACTACCACTTCACCAAGCCTAGAACCTTTATCACCTCAGGCGGACTGGGCTGCATGGGATTCGGTCTGCCTGCCGCCCTGGGAGCTCAGATTGCCCATCCAAAGAAGCTGGTCATTGATATCGCGGGGGATGGCAGCATCCAGATGAATATCCAGGAGCTGGCCACCGCGGTGGAGAACAAGCTTCCGGTGAAGGTGGCCATCCTCAATAATCAGTACCTGGGCATGGTGCGCCAGTTTCAGGAAATTTTTTACAACAAACGCTACTTTGCCACCTCACTCACCGGCGCGCCGGATTTTGTGAAGCTGTCTGAGGCCTATGGCGCGGTAGGGTTGAGAGCCGAGAAACCGAGCGAAGTGACCCCGGTCCTTGAGGAGGCCCTCAGGATCAAGCGTCCGGTGCTTATTGACTTCCGCGTGGAACAGGAGGAATGTGTTTACCCCATGGTTCCGGCCGGCGCTCCTATAACAAATATGCTTTTAGCTTAAAGATGATGCAAAACGAGAGACGAACCATTTCAGTTCTGGTTGACAACGAGCCCGGAGTCCTTTCCCGGGTGACCGGTCTATTTTCCGGACGGGGCTTTAACATCGAAAGCCTGTCCGTGGGAGAGACTCTGGACCCGACGATTTCCCGAATCACCCTCGTGACGACCGGGTCTCCACCCATCATTGAACAGATCATCAAGCAGCTGCGCAAGCTGATCAACGTCATTAAGGTTGTTGACCTGACCGAGACCGAGTTTGTCGAGCGTGAAATGCTGCTCATCAAGGTGCGGGCCGAAGCCGCATCCAGGGCCGAGGTCCTTCGTATCGTGGACATCTTCCGCTGCAAGGTCGTTGATGCCTCACCGCACTTTTATACGGTTGAAGTCACCGGTTCGGAGAGCAAGATTCAGGCCGTTCTCGATCTGTTTACCCCGCTGGGCATCGAGGAAATCGTGAAGACAGGGAAGATCGCCATCGCCCGAAGCAAGAAGTAACGTTCACCTAATAAACGCAAGGAGTTTGACATGGAAATTTACTACGAGAAGGATGCTGACCTGAAGGTCTTAGAGAAAAAGAAAATATGCATCATCGGCTTTGGGAGCCAGGGCCATGCTCAGGCCCTGAACCTGCGTGACAGCGGGGTGGATGTTATCGTGGCCGAGCTTCCGGGTACGGAGAACTATGAACTGGCCAAAAGTTTTGGCTTTGAACCGGTCTCAGCCGGTGAGGCCTCGGAGCAGGGGGATATCATCCAGATCCTGGCCCCGGACGACGCGCAGGCCGCCATATATGAAAATGACATCAAAGAAAACCTGGCCGAAGGAAAAACGCTGCTCTTCTCACACGGGTTCAACATCCACTACCATCAAATCGTCCCGCCCCTGTTCGTGGATGTCGTCATGATCGCGCCCAAGGGTCCCGGACATCTCCTCAGGTCGGAATACGAACAAGGAGCCGGGGTTCCCGCCCTGGTGGCCATCCATCAGGACGCCTCAGGCAAAGCCCTTGAGACCGCTCTGGCTTATGCCAAAGGCATCGGCGCCACGCGGGCCGGGACCATCGTCACGACTTTCAAAGAGGAAACCGAGACCGACCTTTTCGGCGAGCAGACCGTGCTGTGCGGCGGCGTGAGCGAGCTGGTCAAGGCCGGTTTCGACACCCTGGTTGAGGCCGGCTATCAGCCGGAAATCGCCTACTTCGAATGCCTGCACGAACTAAAACTCATCGTTGATCTCTTTTATCAAGGCGGCATCAGCTACATGCGTTACTCCGTCAGCAACACGGCCGAATACGGCGACTACACCCGTGGCAAAAGAATCATCACTCAAGAAACCCGCCGCGAGATGAAAAAAATTCTGAATGAGGTCCAGTCCGGTGAGTTCGCCCGGGAGTGGATCATGGAGAACAAATGCGGCCAGCCGGTCTTCAAGACCGCCCGGCGGCGGGAGGCGGAGCATCCTATCAATACCGTCGGGGAAAAGCTGCGGAAGATGATGTCCTGGCTGGACGCAAAATAAAACAAGCCGGAAGCGGACAAATACAGACAAGGGGAATTTCTTTATCAGAAATTCCCCTTAAAAAAACCGATAATACAGGATAGGGCAGGCCTAGCGGTCGCAGAGGCTGGCATTTTTTTGATGTTAAGAGATTTTTAACTGTTTTTCCAGCCGGGATATCTCCGCCTCCAGCCGCTGCCGCCCCTCCTCGCTCAAGTCTTCCTCTGCCAGACGACGCCGCAGGGCTAATAGAATCTGGGTATCCCGGTATACCGAACAGCTCTCAGTCATGCTTTCCTTTGCTAAAGGTATAAATATAAAAAGACCCGGCAAATCATCCGAGTCTTTTTTATACTCATTTTTAAGGGGCGTCAATAGGAACAGGTCGTGCCGCAGGAAGAACAGCCGTCGCCGAGCAAGGGTTTCCCCGGGATGACTGAAAACCCGGCGCGGATACCCTGGTCAATAAAATCAATGCTGACCTTTTCAATCATGTTAAGCAGCTCTTTATCTATCATGTAAGTGACCCCGTTATATTCCTTTGTCTCGTCCGTGTCTTTCGGCTCATCCAGAGCTAATGCCAGAGACGGACCGCCTCACCCGCCCTGGTCAAGAAAGACGCGAATGGGCGAGCTGGTTTTATTCGCCTCCAGGTGTTCTCTGACCTTCTCATTTGCCTTTGTGCTTACCTCGATCATGATCTCTCCTTATTCCCCTAAGCTATCAGGTTTCATTTTGATAGTTAATATAAGACCCCGGAAGACCGGCGTCAAGGGCAGGCTAATTTTTATTGGGACCTGAACGATTGGACTGGGGCCGTAAGGAGTGTTTAGCTGGCGCCGGCCTCTTCCAGAGGGAAGGAGTTTATACCAGAATTATTTTCTCAAGCAGATTGTCTTAATATCTGGTGAGCCTTCTGATCAAGGTGGTCGAAAAAATCATGGTTCATAGGCTCCAGCCTGCGGTAGGAGCAGTCTAGAGCGTTTTCCGGTTTGAAGAGCTGTAACCGCCAATCCGGAACCCCGCTCAACTCTTTAGCCAGGGTCAGGATGTCGCTTTCCGTATGAAGCCCGGGCACAACCGTCGTTCTGAGGATATAAGGAAGGCCTGACGATTTGAGGAGGGCCAGGCTATCCTTGACCTTGTTTAGAAATCCTGGTCGGCCCGCGGCTCGGGCATAGGCAAGCTCGTTCAGAGGGGCCTTGACGTCCATGGCCACATGATCGAGCAGGCCCCGGTCCAAAAGGTCGGCCAGAACCTCGGGCCGGCTGCCGTTGGTATCCAGCTTGACTTTAAACCCCGCGGCCCTGATGTCCTGAATGAAG contains these protein-coding regions:
- a CDS encoding DUF465 domain-containing protein is translated as MEKRDEELIASLLDKEPELKKLLAQHQELGDRVDELSKRPYLTTEEGLEKKRLQKLKLAGRDRIEAILARYRKS
- the ilvB gene encoding biosynthetic-type acetolactate synthase large subunit, translated to MESSGAEILLESLMREGVEVIFGYPGGVITDIYDKLPSTKIRHVLVRHEQAAVHAADSYARASGKVGVVLVTSGPGATNTVTGIASAYMDSVPLVVLTGQVPTGVIGNDAFQEVDIVGITRSCTKHNYLVKETEKLAAIIKEAFHLASFGRPGPILVDLPKDVIARKAEFRYPRKVKMRSYKPTYEAHPKQIRKAFELMLQAKKPVILAGGGVISSGAHRELKTLAEKMRFPVTTTLMGLGGFPGTHELWLGMLGMHGTYQANMAVAACDLLIAIGARFDDRVTGKLDEFCPDAKLIHIDIDPTSIKKNVDIHVPIVGDCRNALVKLLNLTAKEFKDRVRGGASDHRAWLRQIKAWRETYSLKYDQAKDGPIKPQYVVEEIYRLTKGNAIITTEVGQNQMWAAQYYHFTKPRTFITSGGLGCMGFGLPAALGAQIAHPKKLVIDIAGDGSIQMNIQELATAVENKLPVKVAILNNQYLGMVRQFQEIFYNKRYFATSLTGAPDFVKLSEAYGAVGLRAEKPSEVTPVLEEALRIKRPVLIDFRVEQEECVYPMVPAGAPITNMLLA
- a CDS encoding anaerobic ribonucleoside-triphosphate reductase activating protein; this translates as MASQFSIKIKGFLESSFLDWPGQVSSVIFLAGCNFRCPFCHNYGLVLNPDEYPTLDWDVIKARLKVFHNWIDGVVISGGEPTISPGLPDFIQDIRAAGFKVKLDTNGSRPEVLADLLDRGLLDHVAMDVKAPLNELAYARAAGRPGFLNKVKDSLALLKSSGLPYILRTTVVPGLHTESDILTLAKELSGVPDWRLQLFKPENALDCSYRRLEPMNHDFFDHLDQKAHQILRQSA
- the ilvN gene encoding acetolactate synthase small subunit, with product MMQNERRTISVLVDNEPGVLSRVTGLFSGRGFNIESLSVGETLDPTISRITLVTTGSPPIIEQIIKQLRKLINVIKVVDLTETEFVEREMLLIKVRAEAASRAEVLRIVDIFRCKVVDASPHFYTVEVTGSESKIQAVLDLFTPLGIEEIVKTGKIAIARSKK
- the ilvC gene encoding ketol-acid reductoisomerase, with the protein product MEIYYEKDADLKVLEKKKICIIGFGSQGHAQALNLRDSGVDVIVAELPGTENYELAKSFGFEPVSAGEASEQGDIIQILAPDDAQAAIYENDIKENLAEGKTLLFSHGFNIHYHQIVPPLFVDVVMIAPKGPGHLLRSEYEQGAGVPALVAIHQDASGKALETALAYAKGIGATRAGTIVTTFKEETETDLFGEQTVLCGGVSELVKAGFDTLVEAGYQPEIAYFECLHELKLIVDLFYQGGISYMRYSVSNTAEYGDYTRGKRIITQETRREMKKILNEVQSGEFAREWIMENKCGQPVFKTARRREAEHPINTVGEKLRKMMSWLDAK